The genomic window AAACTTAAGGTCTAAAGCTTTTATATGATAAATTTTAAATAAGCCAGGATGATTTATTTTTAGCATTATAATAATTAAAATAAATAACTGTAGGATTCTCGAAATTAGAGTCCCAATGGCTGCACCTTTCACTCCCATTGTGGGGAATCCAAACTTTCCAAATATCAAAATATAGTTTAGAAAGATATTAGTACCCATTGCTATTAAACTTGAGTACATAGGGATTACAGTTTTTTCTGTACTTTTTAAACACGCTTCAAAAGAAAAAACAAGAGCCATGACTGGAAAAGTTAAAGCTATTATGCTAAGATACTCTATACCTATTAAAACTACTGTATGATCAGGAGTAAAAATTCCCATTACCTTATCAGTGAAAAAGAATGATGGTATAAAAAAAATGATAGAGAACAGAATTGACAAACCAGTTATTAAAGATGTTGTTTTTGATATATTAAACTCATCTCTTTTACCCCAATATTGTGAAAGAAATATAGCTCCCCCACTAACTAATCCAAATAATAACAAGTTGAATAAAAAGAAAATCTTGTTAGATAATCCCACTGCTGCAATACTGTTTTCTCCCAATTGGCCTATCATAAGTGTGTCAACGAAATTAACACTTGTTGAAATAAACTGTTGAACAGCAACAGGCAAAGCTATTGTAAGGGTAGTTTTATAAAATTTATTCATTTTATCGCCTTATATTATTTTATCATTGATATAATGATTTTTAAAATAAGTATCTAAATATTTCATTACTTTGTCAAAATTTCCAGTTTTTAATTTTTCCCATTCTTTGCCTTTTTGTATGAATAAAGAACAATCTTTGAAATCATTATCGTAAATGTTTACTCTAAAAATGTCATCAATATAGAAATCAAAATAGATTCGTCCAAACCTTGCTTTAGCTTCAAAATCTTTGTTTGATATATAATGGCATTTTGATTCTACATATCTATAAATTCCTCTATTTAATCTTTTTATTTGATCACTTGTGAAAAGAATTGTCTTACTTGTTTTATTATTTTCATCAAAATAGTTTAATATTTCTTTTAAAGTCCCTTTTGAGATTAACGACCAATTTTTTCCTTCTTTTATAAAAAGCATACAGGTTTCATCTAATGTAGAAATTTTACATATTGTTTCGTTGCTATCGTCTTTTAAATAGTAGTTATTCTTTCTTTTTAATATGTTGGATAATTTTTTTTTGGTTTTAATATTTTTAAAAATATCAGCTATA from Geotoga petraea includes these protein-coding regions:
- a CDS encoding MATE family efflux transporter, whose amino-acid sequence is MNKFYKTTLTIALPVAVQQFISTSVNFVDTLMIGQLGENSIAAVGLSNKIFFLFNLLLFGLVSGGAIFLSQYWGKRDEFNISKTTSLITGLSILFSIIFFIPSFFFTDKVMGIFTPDHTVVLIGIEYLSIIALTFPVMALVFSFEACLKSTEKTVIPMYSSLIAMGTNIFLNYILIFGKFGFPTMGVKGAAIGTLISRILQLFILIIIMLKINHPGLFKIYHIKALDLKFIKYFFSYTISTIGQEFFWGLGMTTYSIVYAHMGTNIIAARNVMETIENIAFTILIALSNATAILIGKHLGSDHIEEAILTARKLLRLNFIISFFVGFAIILSSKYIVLLFNVSQEVEKLILTSLLIAAFSIPVRTMNLMNVVGILRAGGDTKFSFFVEVGTLWGIGIPLVAISGLVIGWSFPIVYTISLIEEMVKAFIFMKRYYSQKWARNIVDTI